One segment of Ipomoea triloba cultivar NCNSP0323 chromosome 12, ASM357664v1 DNA contains the following:
- the LOC115997883 gene encoding protein PIN-LIKES 2-like, with product MESIFAGTKGLVKNDGAYLLDAILPLLKLICLTVIGLILAHPKTKLVPKATFRLLSKLVFALFLPCTIFINLGETITLQNFTNWWFIPVNVILSTAIGCLLGYLVAKICKTPPEYLRFTVIATGFGNTGNLPLAIVGSVCHSDDNFFGPDCQSTGVSYVSFAQWVAVILVYTLVYHMMEPPVDYYDVVEDGVEIQEQLPPVSDLSRPLLVEAEWPGMEEKETEHCKTPFIARTFASVSSISQSSIEELEFPEEVGLKGPMSIRCLDEEAAPSTVESIRCLVEPRVVRKIRVVAERTPIQHVLQPPTLATLLAFIVGMVPSLKSIVYGDDAPLSFITDSLDIMAQAMVPSVMLILGGMLAEGPNESRLGIRTTVGIIVTRLLVLPLVGIGVVALANRMSILIPADQMYRFVLLLQYTSPSAILLGAVARLRGYAVSEASALLFWQHVFALFSLSMYVIIYFKLLYSYV from the coding sequence ATGGAATCGATATTTGCTGGAACTAAGGGTTTGGTGAAGAATGATGGGGCGTATTTACTGGATGCTATTCTGCCATTGCTGAAATTGATTTGCTTGACTGTTATTGGCCTGATTCTTGCACACCCAAAAACCAAACTTGTCCCCAAAGCCACTTTTAGGCTGCTTAGCAAGCTTGTATTTGCTTTGTTCTTGCCCTGCACCATATTTATTAACCTAGGGGAGACAATTACTCTCCAGAATTTTACAAACTGGTGGTTCATACCTGTGAATGTGATCCTTAGCACTGCAATTGGTTGTTTATTGGGGTATTTGGTTGCAAAAATATGCAAGACACCACCAGAGTATCTTAGGTTTACTGTGATTGCCACGGGTTTTGGGAACACGGGCAATCTTCCTCTCGCGATTGTGGGTTCGGTGTGCCACAGCGATGATAATTTTTTTGGTCCTGATTGCCAGAGCACTGGGGTGTCATATGTGTCTTTTGCCCAGTGGGTTGCTGTGATTCTGGTTTATACGCTTGTTTATCACATGATGGAGCCCCCGGTGGACTACTATGATGTTGTGGAGGATGGCGTTGAGATTCAAGAACAATTACCGCCTGTGAGTGATCTGAGTAGGCCGTTGCTTGTGGAAGCTGAGTGGCCTGGGATGGAAGAGAAGGAAACCGAGCATTGCAAAACGCCCTTCATAGCAAGGACTTTTGCGAGTGTCTCGAGCATTTCACAAAGTTCAATTGAGGAACTTGAGTTCCCAGAGGAAGTAGGTTTAAAGGGTCCAATGTCGATTCGTTGTTTGGATGAGGAAGCGGCTCCGAGCACCGTGGAGTCGATTAGGTGCTTGGTGGAGCCACGGGTGGTGAGAAAAATAAGAGTTGTTGCTGAGCGAACCCCAATCCAGCACGTCCTTCAGCCCCCAACATTGGCAACACTACTAGCTTTCATCGTTGGAATGGTTCCTTCCTTGAAATCCATCGTTTACGGGGATGATGCTCCCCTGTCCTTCATCACAGACAGTTTAGACATAATGGCGCAAGCAATGGTGCCTTCGGTGATGCTGATTCTCGGGGGAATGCTGGCAGAGGGTCCAAACGAGTCTAGACTTGGCATTAGAACCACAGTTGGCATCATTGTCACAAGACTTCTCGTGCTACCCTTGGTGGGAATCGGGGTGGTTGCCTTGGCCAATAGAATGAGCATTCTGATCCCCGCGGATCAGATGTACAGGTTCGTGCTTTTGCTGCAGTACACAAGCCCGAGCGCCATCTTGTTGGGAGCTGTGGCGAGGTTGAGAGGCTACGCGGTTAGTGAAGCCTCAGCACTTCTCTTCTGGCAACATGTTTTCGCATTGTTTTCTCTGTCAATGTATGTGATCATCTACTTCAAACTACTGTATTCTTATGTTTAA
- the LOC116000405 gene encoding E3 ubiquitin-protein ligase SINA-like 7: MKNCTKATIKGSSADSVTRRSAAYARMTKFSLFEDDLGAGPSTRSPSLSPTPKKRRTVPSKPSPEPEEIEAEDEEEAEVEEGEGEEEEAEEDDEDGFEEMVPGSEDFTQTDRGSEDPSGQGSICVQLTDPDVLDCPICFDSLTIPVFQCENGHVACASCCINISNKCPSCAWPIGYNRCRALEKVLESVKVRCPNARYGCKESLIYSNQNEHLSTCIYAPCSCPLQTCNFLGFSREVYTHFSAHLSSAKRFSFNSPKLISLKNHQRFVYLQECTTRTIFVVNHNDDCSLGSAINIVCIAPRSSMRTFFYKLTARDGDSTFELQSLAENVPEWSPFTLMKIFLVVPSDITETREQIMLEVCIYDN, from the exons ATGAAAAACTGCACTAAAGCTACAATCAAAGGCAGCAGCGCTGATAGCGTAACCAGACGAAGCGCAGCATATGCAAGAATGACTAAATTTTCCCTTTTTGAGGACGATTTGGGAGCCGGACCCAGTACTCGCAGCCCGTCTCTTTCGCCCACGCCCAAGAAACGCAGAACCGTTCCGTCTAAACCTTCTCCTGAACCTGAGGAGATAGAAGCAGAAGACGAAGAGGAGGCGGAGGTGGAGGAAGGTGAaggcgaagaagaagaagcagaagAGGACGATGAGGATGGGTTTGAGGAAATGGTGCCGGGATCCGAAGATTTTACGCAGACGGATCGGGGTTCAGAGGATCCGAGTGGGCAAGGATCGATTTGCGTGCAACTAACCGACCCGGATGTGTTGGATTGCCCTATCTGCTTCGATTCGCTTACCATTCCCGTATTTCAG TGTGAGAATGGCCACGTGGCATGTGCATCTTGCTGCATTAATATTAGCAACAAATGTCCATCTTGCGCTTGGCCAATTGGGTATAACCGCTGCCGGGCTCTTGAGAAGGTTCTCGAGTCTGTGAAAGTCCGATGCCCAAATGCAAGGTATGGCTGCAAGGAGTCTCTCATTTATAGCAATCAAAACGAGCATCTGTCTACATGCATCTATGCTCCTTGTTCATGCCCTCTTCAAACCTGTAACTTCCTTGGCTTTTCGAGGGAAGTATATACCCACTTTAGTGCCCATTTATCTTCAGCTAAACGTTTTTCTTTCAACTCTCCTAAACTGATCTCTCTTAAGAACCACCAGCGGTTCGTATATCTTCAAGAGTGTACTACACGGACTATCTTTGTAGTCAACCATAACGATGACTGCAGTCTTGGCAGTGCGATCAATATAGTCTGCATTGCGCCCCGATCATCAATGAGAACTTTCTTTTACAAGCTAACAGCAAGGGATGGTGATTCCACTTTCGAACTGCAATCACTAGCGGAAAATGTCCCAGAGTGGTCACCGTTTACCCTTATGAAGATATTTCTTGTGGTTCCGAGTGATATTACTGAAACTCGAGAGCAGATCATGTTGGAAGTTTGCATATATGACAATTGA
- the LOC115998819 gene encoding uncharacterized protein LOC115998819, producing the protein MKEMKKSSTNATIKGSCSKNKRSIAVTTRFSLRETPKKPRTTLVSSKSPPQPAHDQDIEAEDEEEEEDDDDFEADEEEEEEEEEEEEEEEEEEEPENEAVTGDGVSKGVMSGKGKGSISATLTDPDVLDCPICFLSLTIPLFQCENGHIACASCCTKLINKCPSCSSPIGFNRCRALEQVVEAVKVPCPNNTYGCKDSIIYSKLRDHEPTCIHTPCSCPNRACKFLGFSKEVYTHFTDKHVQAKRITLNSPRQISLKKKQRFIYLQEKSGGVIFVVNHHIHSLGSAVNVICIAPGSSKRRFPYKLVAKGEEETSVMKGTSGETTAIKLEAMAENIPRWDPLTPLKIFLLVPGDVVSDSCDQLKLEVCIKDSVGFWFVNVFERMLQFWYCSMPQSYLVNGFCWPYIIYNNGYTMLDDVDPKNMKNSTDATTINGSKANSVNKRSVPVTAQLSGHEALPGETTAMDEMAPVNEDVTGTNDRVSEGMSEKRSISVTLTDPDVLDCPICFISLTIPVFQCENGHIACASCSTKISSCPSCSCPIGNNRCRALEKVLESVEVPCPNARYGCNASLSYSNLREHEPLCIYTPCSCPLRTCHFLGFSNDLYAHFSTAHNSAKAIDLYSPKSISLKKTQRFLYLRERTEGIIFVVNHHGRSLGSAVNVICIAPRSSARRFHYELVAMGGETTMKMDSVAENIPSWNQFSPLRMFLLIPRDITGSCGELRLEVCIKDR; encoded by the exons atgaaagaaatgaagaagtcaTCAACTAATGCTACGATCAAAGGCAGCTgtagcaaaaacaaaagaagCATAGCAGTAACCACTCGGTTTTCCCTTCGTGAAACACCCAAGAAACCCAGAACCACCCTTGTTTCATCTAAATCCCCTCCCCAACCTGCCCACGATCAGGATATTGAAGCagaagacgaagaagaagaagaagacgacgaTGACTTCGAGGCggatgaggaggaagaagaagaagaagaagaagaagaagaagaggaggaggaggaagaagaaccCGAAAACGAAGCTGTTACAGGGGATGGGGTTTCAAAGGGTGTGATGAGTGGGAAAGGGAAAGGATCAATTTCTGCGACTCTAACCGACCCGGATGTCTTGGATTGCCCTATCTGCTTCTTGTCGCTTACCATCCCCCTCTTTCAG TGTGAGAATGGCCACATTGCATGTGCATCTTGCTGCACTAAACTCATCAACAAATGCCCATCTTGCTCTTCCCCAATTGGATTCAACCGCTGTCGAGCTCTTGAGCAGGTTGTGGAGGCAGTGAAAGTCCCATGCCCAAATAACACCTACGGCTGCAAGGACTCTATCATATACAGCAAGCTTAGAGACCACGAGCCAACATGCATCCACACTCCTTGTTCATGCCCAAATCGAGCTTGTAAATTTCTCGGGTTTTCCAAGGAAGTATATACCCACTTTACTGACAAACACGTTCAAGCGAAACGCATTACTCTCAACTCTCCTAGACAGATTTCTCTAAAGAAAAAGCAGAGGTTTATATATCTTCAAGAGAAGAGTGGAGGGGTGATCTTTGTGGTGAACCATCATATACACAGTCTTGGCAGTGCTGTGAATGTAATATGCATTGCGCCCGGATCCTCGAAGAGGAGATTCCCTTACAAGCTTGTGGCAAAGGGCGAAGAGGAGACCTCTGTGATGAAGGGTACCAGTGGGGAGACTACGGCTATCAAACTCGAAGCCATGGCGGAGAATATTCCAAGGTGGGATCCATTGACACCTTTGAAGATATTTCTGCTGGTTCCGGGTGATGTTGTTAGTGATTCATGTGATCAGCTCAAGTTGGAAGTTTGCATTAAGGACTCA GTGGGGTTTTGGTTTGTAAATGTATTTGAACGGATGTTGCAGTTTTGGTACTGCTCAATGCCCCAATCCTACCTTGTAAATGGATTCTGCTGGccgtacataatatataacaatGGATATACAATGCTTGATGATGTGGAT CCCAAAAATATGAAGAACTCAACTGATGCTACTACCATCAATGGCAGCAAAGCTAATAGCGTAAACAAAAGAAGCGTACCAGTAACTGCTCAGCTTTCCGGTCATGAAGCTCTACCTGGAGAAACCACAGCCATGGACGAAATGGCGCCGGTAAACGAAGACGTTACGGGGACGAATGATAGGGTTTCAGAGGGTATGAGTGAGAAAAGATCGATTTCTGTGACTCTAACCGATCCGGATGTTTTGGATTGCCCTATCTGCTTCATTTCGCTTACCATTCCCGTGTTTCAG TGTGAGAATGGGCACATAGCATGTGCATCTTGCTCCACTAAGATTTCCAGCTGTCCATCTTGCTCTTGCCCAATTGGAAACAACCGCTGTCGAGCTCTCGAGAAGGTTCTAGAATCAGTGGAAGTTCCATGCCCAAATGCAAGGTACGGCTGCAATGCTTCTCTCAGTTACAGCAACCTCAGAGAGCACGAGCCTCTTTGCATCTATACTCCTTGTTCATGTCCTCTTCGAACTTGTCATTTTCTTGGGTTTTCCAACGACCTATATGCCCACTTTAGCACCGCCCATAATTCAGCCAAAGCCATTGATTTATATTCCCCTAAATCGATCTCTCTCAAGAAAACCCAGAGGTTCCTATACCTTCGGGAGAGGACTGAAGGGATCATCTTTGTGGTCAACCATCATGGGCGCAGTCTTGGCAGTGCTGTGAATGTGATTTGCATTGCACCTAGATCGTCAGCCAGAAGGTTCCATTACGAACTTGTGGCAATGGGTGGGGAGACCACTATGAAAATGGACTCGGTGGCTGAAAACATCCCAAGCTGGAATCAATTTTCACCTTTGAGGATGTTTCTTCTGATTCCCAGAGATATTACTGGTTCTTGTGGTGAGCTCAGGTTGGAAGTTTGCATTAAGGACCGGTAG
- the LOC115999972 gene encoding uncharacterized protein LOC115999972 has translation MVPSEGDDSVMGKRKNGDQSEAEGSKKKNKKVEYTRPACSWVHFSREFIKEYSASHPESSGLKAATKAASDAWKLMSPEEKAKYTTRAREVWDEYLSTAPARAPKPRKQSKLVTRCSPGRLLHVLQRLSSDQKASVKSMGFGSILGLRCRTLRRSLCLWLLERFNTVRCTLEICGERVPLTPRDVELVMGLAASGEDVVNSGPDESIIELRKKYNATNRGISVRLLEEQLTSPDAGEDFKRSFVLYVLGTLLCPTARLDVSPSFLHFLTNMDVIHQYNWGKFLLDRLVREVSRYRQGKQRAVGGCLLFLQLFYYESIAVRAAYELAPVAFPCLFSWGEEEITEREKLEKEIGGYGLGECVCKERGLGMGSMGYQALTNCDALRLMEPMNEDMDNQANEDILADEENVHINGDEGLLGENIVAANSNQAPCGNVKYGCIATMDYVNRKDHEESCAYAPCVCPIRNCDFMDSSIQLSHHFSSRHWDSGRRFQYDCPIRVSVGKNEPFLVLQAEQDGMLFLLSRGTESIGHRVMVTSIRPSNTKSHYSYDLVSEKGSSSLRLKSFAQNFPGRIEAGFTPQDLDFLLVPFSYANPSGKLELEVCIWSSADVNPIQAVPCV, from the exons ATG GTGCCAAGTGAAGGAGATGATTCTGTAATGGGAAAGAGAAAGAATGGAGATCAGAGTGAGGCTGAAGGGAgcaagaaaaagaataaaaaagtaGAGTATACTCGTCCTGCTTGTTCTTGGGTGCATTTTAG CCGCGAGTTTATCAAAGAGTACAGTGCTTCACACCCTGAATCTTCTGGCTTGAAAGCT GCCACGAAAGCAGCATCAGATGCTTGGAAGCTGATGAGCCCTGAAGAGAAAGCAAAATACACTACTCGTGCCCGTGAAGTGTGGGATGAATACTTGAGCACTGCACCTGCTCGTGCTCCTAAGCCAAGAAAACAG AGTAAATTAGTGACAAGATGCTCCCCTGGCCGTTTATTACATGTGTTACAACGGCTCTCATCTGACCAGAAGGCTTCTGTAAAGAGCATGGGGTTTGGGAGTATTCTCGGTCTGAGATGTCGGACACTTCGGCGGAGTTTGTGTCTTTGGCTGTTGGAAAGATTTAATACAGTAAGATGCACATTAGAAATTTGTGGTGAGAGGGTTCCTTTAACTCCACGGGATGTGGAACTTGTTATGGGATTAGCTGCTAGTGGGGAAGATGTAGTTAATTCAGGACCTGATGAATCAATTATAGAACTGCGTAAGAAGTACAATGCAACAAATCGTGGGATTTCTGTGCGCCTGTTGGAGGAGCAGCTGACATCTCCAGATGCAGGAGAAGATTTCAAGAGATCTTTTGTGCTTTATGTATTGGGAACTTTATTGTGCCCTACTGCAAGATTGGACGTCAGTCCttcatttctccatttcttGACAAATATGGATGTGATCCATCAATACAACTGGGGAAAATTCTTGCTTGATCGGTTAGTAAGGGAGGTCTCTCGCTATCGTCAAGGAAAGCAACGTGCAGTTGGGGGCTGTCTTCTGTTTCTCCAG CTCTTTTACTATGAGAGCATCGCTGTCAGAGCAGCATATGAATTAGCCCCAGTGGCTTTTCCCTGTTTATTCTCATGGGGCGAAGAGGAAATTACTGAGAGAGAAAAGCTAGAAAAAGAGATTGGAGGTTATGGGCTAGGCGAG TGTGTCTGCAAGGAAAGAGGGCTTGGGATGGGTTCAATGGGATACCAGGCACTGACCAATTGTGATGCACTAAGACTTATGGAGCCAATGAATGAG GATATGGATAATCAAGCAAATGAAGATATCCTTGCAGATGAG GAAAATGTGCACATTAATGGCGATGAAGGGCTTCTTGGTGAGAATATTGTGGCTGCTAATTCCAATCAAGCACCTTGTGGAAACGTGAAATATGGATGCATAGCAACCATGGATTATGTGAATAGGAAAGACCATGAAGAGTCCTGCGCCTATGCACCATGTGTATGCCCCATTAGGAATTGCGATTTTATGGACTCGTCAATACAGCTGTCACATCATTTCAGCAGCAGACACTGGGATTCAGGGAGACGCTTCCAATACGATTGTCCTATACGCGTGAGTGTGGGCAAGAACGAACCTTTCCTTGTACTGCAAGCGGAACAAGATGGCATGTTGTTTCTTCTCTCCAGGGGAACTGAATCTATTGGGCATAGGGTGATGGTTACCAGCATCCGCCCAAGCAACACAAAAAGCCATTACTCATACGATCTCGTCTCAGAAAAAGGAAGCAGCTCTCTGAGGCTGAAATCATTCGCCCAGAATTTTCCAGGCAGGATTGAAGCCGGGTTTACACCACAGGATTTGGATTTCCTTCTCGTCCCATTTTCATACGCGAATCCTTCCGGGAAACTTGAATTAGAGGTCTGTATATGGAGTTCTGCAGATGTAAACCCCATTCAGGCTGTGCCTTGTGTGTGA
- the LOC115998538 gene encoding uncharacterized protein LOC115998538 has translation MMLSSSVMIRRFFCFSAASSSYSTTTCAVKSISKKNRVVFLGSPQVSIPVLDALFDASAVPDSSFEVTAIVTQPPSGRDRGRKIMPSPVAQHALERGFASDLIFTPVKAGEEPFLSNLKSLEPELCVTAAYGNILPTKFLNIPSKGTVNVHPSLLPLYRGAAPVQRALQDGVKETGVSLAYTVRQLDAGPVIACEKVEIDDKIKAPELLELLFALGSKLLIQELPSIFDGSARVKAHAQDDSMATLAPKISPDESWLSFDEEAIVLHNKVRAFAGWPGTRARLAVIDSKSNQNSIVELKIITTRVYNSRIAQDGEADDLFFSKGSLIVPCGGGTALEVLEVQLPGKKAVNATAFWNGLRGQRLKKVQLQSSSCT, from the exons ATGATGCTATCGTCGTCGGTGATGATACGGCGGTTCTTCTGCTTCAGCGCCGCATCTTCTTCTTATTCTACTACTACTTGTGCAGTGAAGTCCATTTCCAAGAAGAACCGAGTTGTGTTCTTAGGTTCCCCTCAG GTATCTATACCAGTTCTCGATGCTTTATTCGATGCATCAGCCGTCCCTGACTCCTCATTTGAG GTTACAGCAATTGTCACTCAGCCTCCTTCTGGAAGAGATAGAGGAAGGAAAATTATGCCTTCACCAGTTGCACAGCATGCTCTTGAACGAGGCTTTGCATCTGATTTGATTTTCACGCCTGTGAAAGCTGGTGAG GAACCCTTTCTTTCAAACCTTAAATCTTTGGAGCCTGAACTTTGTGTCACTGCTGCTTACGGGAACATTTTGCCAACAAAGTTTCTAAACATTCCATCAAAGG GAACTGTCAATGTACACCCAAGTTTGCTGCCTTTATACCGTGGTGCTGCCCCTGTTCAAAGAGCACTGCAG GATGGTGTGAAGGAAACAGGGGTATCATTAGCATATACTGTCCGCCAACTTGATGCTGGACCAGTTATTGCCTGTGAAAAAGTGGAAATTGATGATAAAATAAAG GCTCCAGAATTACTTGAGCTGCTCTTTGCTCTAG GGTCCAAACTTCTAATCCAAgagcttccctcaatttttgaTGGGTCAGCTAGGGTAAAAGCACATGCCCAAGATGACTCTATGGCTACCCTGGCTCCAAAG ATAAGTCCTGACGAGTCATGGCTATCCTTTGATGAAGAAGCAATAGTCCTTCACAACAAG GTTCGAGCGTTTGCAGGGTGGCCCGGAACTCGAGCCAGACTTGCGGTCATTGATTCGAAAAGTAATCAGAATAGCATTGTAGAACTGAAAATCATCACCACGAGGGTTTACAACAGCAGAATAGCTCAGGATGGTGAAGCCGATGACCTGTTCTTCAGTAAAGGATCACTGATAGTTCCATGTGGTGGGGGCACAGCACTTGAA GTACTGGAAGTTCAGCTCCCAGGCAAAAAAGCGGTAAATGCAACTGCATTTTGGAATGGTTTGCGAGGCCAAAGACTTAAGAAGGTCCAATTACAGAGCAGCTCATGCACATAA
- the LOC116000000 gene encoding heavy metal-associated isoprenylated plant protein 21, producing MGALDYLSNFCTITTRRKKRKPMQTVEIKVKMDCDGCERRVKSAVKNMKGVKSVEVNRKQSRVTVSGFIDPNKVLRKVKSTGKRAEMWPYVPYNLVYYPYASQAYDKRAPSGYVKNVPQALPPPNAAEERITYMFSDDNPNACSIM from the exons ATGGGAGCTCTGGATTATCTCTCAAACTTCTGCACTATCACCAccagaagaaagaaaaggaaaccaATGCAG ACAGTTGAGATAAAGGTGAAAATGGACTGTGATGGGTGTGAAAGAAGAGTCAAGAGTGCTGTCAAAAACATGAAAG GTGTGAAAAGTGTGGAGGTGAACAGGAAACAAAGCAGGGTGACAGTGAGTGGGTTCATAGATCCAAACAAGGTACTTCGGAAGGTAAAGAGCACCGGAAAAAGGGCAGAAATGTGGCCATACGTACCCTACAACCTCGTCTACTATCCTTACGCGTCTCAGGCGTACGATAAGAGGGCGCCTTCTGGTTATGTTAAGAATGTTCCGCAGGCACTGCCTCCGCCTAATGCCGCTGAAGAACGCATCACTTACATGTTCAGCGACGACAACCCTAACGCTTGTTCCATTATGTAA
- the LOC115998820 gene encoding heavy metal-associated isoprenylated plant protein 37-like translates to MSAIDEIEFLKIQTHVLKVQINCVGCRKKVKKLLKKIEGVYQVSMDVEEQKVTVSGNVDAEIVIMRLVKSGKHAELLSLQELANQEKGSETQYRDGDFQNPELLNGDYHNMELLKWLSDENYQNQVHSQINSVRASKRQPMLPQLYESLGNEKPFKQSMAFESQEGERDKKFSTTMEMDNNPHVHQDYASIVGRKENSMMDSLGPKSNFPYFTTMEGKEHVELAGQQLQYHYPPYNMMNNMQVYQYRNPSPMTVNPYMQRMHAIDNVYMHQPRMVMDHKFDIVPPISYWQNMNMNSYHI, encoded by the exons ATGTCTGCTATTGATGAAATTGAGTTTCTGAAGATTCAG ACCCATGTTCTCAAAGTTCAGATTAACTGTGTAGGGTGCAGGAAGAAAGTGAAGAAACTCCTCAAGAAGATTGAAG GGGTTTATCAGGTGAGCATGGATGTTGAAGAGCAGAAGGTTACAGTATCTGGGAATGTTGATGCTGAAATAGTGATCATGAGGCTAGTGAAATCAGGCAAACATGCAGAGCTTTTGTCCCTGCAAGAACTGGCAAACCAAGAAAAAGGATCTGAAACCCAGTACAGAGATGGGGACTTCCAGAATCCAGAGCTCCTCAATGGTGATTACCACAACATGGAGCTTCTTAAGTGGCTGAGTGATGAAAACTACCAGAACCAAGTTCACAGCCAAATCAACAGTGTCAGGGCATCCAAGAGACAGCCTATGTTACCCCAACTCTATGAGAGTCTGGGCAATGAAAAGCCATTTAAACAGAGTATGGCATTTGAGTCCCAGGAAGGAGAAAGAGACAAGAAGTTTTCTACAACTATGGAGATGGATAATAATCCACATGTACATCAGGATTATGCAAGCATTGTGGGAAGAAAGGAGAATTCCATGATGGATTCCCTAGGTCCCAAATCTAACTTTCCCTATTTTACTACTATGGAAGGGAAAGAACATGTAGAGTTAGCTGGTcaacaattacaatatcattATCCACCATACAACATGATGAATAACATGCAGGTGTACCAGTACAGGAATCCATCTCCCATGACAGTGAACCCCTATATGCAGAGAATGCATGCCATCGACAATGTGTACATGCATCAACCAAGGATGGTGATGGATCATAAATTTGATATAGTTCCACCTATCAGCTACTGGCAGAACATGAACATGAATAGCTACCATATTTGA
- the LOC115998681 gene encoding uncharacterized protein LOC115998681 → MMGRRLYQLSWLPSIFRIATSQGFSNAGNPFRNGSAFSHLLQAQASRSYARSRHYYDLFKGRVPGAKEFRKTWAKEMEDEDNCLWTGSEDESEPENGPSSLKKEIRKAKQRAKEHSDRIDADDSDELRSVWSGSDEEKTLWTGSEGDDDDDIPTEAYPNEKSDEYIDKLFEFDEKPKYRTLSEALKDEEEPEELSPGKQARKLAVENALKKLKKGPDGRYTNVWEVMSDLDILIGAFENIISGPEYAELRQGGPRKLNMQFFKDIQARMRDPNYKFSPELKLKPKSKVVPRKKWQKVESRRRKARKR, encoded by the exons ATGATGGGCAGAAGGCTCTATCAATTGTCATGGCTTCCGTCCATCTTCAGAATCGCCACAAGTCAAGGATTCTCCAATGCAGGCAATCCGTTTCGTAATGGCTCAGCTTTCTCCCATCTCCTTCAAGCCCAAG CATCGAGATCATATGCTCGCAGTAGACATTACTATGATCTATTTAAGGGTCGTGTACCTGGAGCCAAGGAATTCAGGAAAACTTGGGCTAAAGAAATGGAAGATGAGGATAACTGTTTATGGACTGGAAGTGAGGACGAGAGTGAGCCCGAAAATGGACCGAGTTCTTTGAAGAAGGAAATCAGAAAGGCCAAACAGCGAGCTAAAGAACACTCAGATCGAATTGATGCAGATGACAGTGATGAACTAAGAAGTGTGTGGTCTGGTAGTGATGAAGAGAAGACGTTGTGGACTGGTAGCGaaggagatgatgatgatgacattCCTACAGAAGCGTACCCGAACGAGAAGAGTGATGAGTATATAGATAAACTGTTTGAGTTTGATGAAAAGCCAAAGTATCGAACGCTCTCAGAGGCTTTAAAAGACGAGGAGGAACCAGAAGAGTTATCGCCCGGAAAGCAAGCTAGGAAGCTTGCAGTTGAAAATGCCCTtaagaaattgaagaaaggACCTGATGGTAGATACACCAATGTGTGGGAGGTCATGAGCGATCTGGACATTCTAATTGGGGCTTTTGAGAACATCATTTCAGGGCCAGAATATGCTGAACTCAGGCAGGGGGGACCTAGGAAGTTGAATATGCAGTTTTTTAAGGACATTCAAGCTCGCATGAGAGATCCAAACTATAAATTCTCTCCCGAACTCAAGTTAAAACCGAAGAGCAAAGTGGTACCGAGAAAGAAGTGGCAGAAGGTAGAATCTAGACGTAGAAAAGCCCGGAAGCGCTAG
- the LOC116000024 gene encoding uncharacterized protein At1g66480-like, whose product MGNNIGGSKTAKVMKISGETFKLRATTATAFDVLKDYPGHVLLDSEAVKRSGIRAKPLEAQQELKPKKVYFLVELPRFPDEERAVTRVMSGSGAHVSAKERLECLMLKRRSMSDVSVARQGSGGPVQVKMRLPRNQVEKVIGESRDEAEVARKIFHLCLQNSDDIC is encoded by the coding sequence ATGGGGAACAACATTGGAGGAAGCAAGACAGCCAAAGTGATGAAGATCAGCGGCGAAACGTTCAAATTAAGAGCAACAACCGCCACAGCTTTCGACGTTCTCAAGGATTACCCAGGCCACGTGTTGTTGGATTCGGAAGCGGTGAAGCGTTCCGGGATAAGAGCGAAGCCGCTGGAGGCTCAACAAGAGTTGAAACCTAAGAAGGTTTACTTTCTCGTAGAATTGCCCAGGTTTCCGGACGAGGAAAGGGCGGTGACACGGGTAATGTCTGGTAGTGGTGCTCACGTGAGCGCAAAGGAGCGGCTCGAGTGTCTGATGTTAAAGCGGAGATCAATGTCTGATGTGTCGGTGGCGAGGCAGGGCTCCGGCGGCCCTGTTCAGGTGAAGATGAGGCTGCCTAGGAATCAGGTTGAGAAGGTGATTGGAGAGAGCAGAGATGAAGCCGAGGTTGCTCGCAAAATCTTTCATCTTTGTCTGCAAAACTCTGATGATATATGCTGA